From Candidatus Bathyarchaeota archaeon, one genomic window encodes:
- a CDS encoding DUF362 domain-containing protein: MYKIGNVFVEESVNKESFIEAIEELALKPPVIVKPNWGFSVCFTEATILDWVLSAVDSDALVVESYGWARTEDILKTGGRGSIEPEYLRDSDRWFLEYSGIGEVLKKHGVEFLNITEENWGGRTADPELIKDEVARKHPPLELQDFYGFVPERLYEMRGSDLLSLAKVRVLEAPMCVSLAVKNFFGMIPGPSRRMYHGEKHSKLNQSIVDIYKVYDSLFDISGVVEAVLTASLRDLETMKWDILENPGFFSGSNDPLELDAFVTALLGRDPHSVGYLRVAAETFGGWNEESVARGLESGIRIFARASDSK, from the coding sequence GTGTACAAGATAGGGAATGTTTTTGTGGAAGAATCGGTGAATAAAGAGTCTTTCATTGAAGCCATCGAGGAGCTTGCTCTGAAACCTCCAGTCATCGTCAAGCCAAACTGGGGCTTCTCCGTCTGCTTCACCGAGGCGACGATTCTGGACTGGGTCCTCTCCGCCGTCGACAGCGACGCCCTCGTGGTGGAGAGCTACGGATGGGCGAGGACGGAGGATATACTCAAGACTGGAGGCAGGGGCTCCATTGAACCGGAGTATCTCAGAGATAGCGACCGGTGGTTCCTTGAGTACTCGGGCATCGGGGAGGTCCTGAAGAAGCACGGTGTGGAGTTCCTGAACATCACAGAGGAGAACTGGGGAGGCCGCACGGCGGACCCGGAACTAATCAAGGATGAAGTCGCTAGGAAGCATCCTCCACTCGAATTGCAGGACTTCTATGGCTTCGTTCCGGAGAGGCTCTACGAGATGCGGGGGAGTGATCTGCTCAGCCTGGCCAAGGTGAGAGTACTGGAAGCTCCCATGTGTGTGTCCCTCGCCGTGAAGAACTTCTTCGGGATGATTCCTGGTCCTAGCAGGAGGATGTACCATGGCGAGAAACATAGTAAGCTTAACCAGAGCATCGTGGACATCTACAAGGTCTATGACTCTCTGTTCGACATCAGCGGGGTGGTCGAGGCGGTACTCACGGCGTCCCTGAGAGACCTTGAGACCATGAAATGGGACATCCTTGAGAATCCTGGCTTCTTCTCAGGCTCCAATGACCCCCTTGAGTTAGACGCCTTCGTGACCGCTCTCTTGGGAAGGGATCCGCACAGCGTCGGATATCTCAGGGTGGCTGCGGAGACGTTTGGCGGATGGAACGAAGAGAGCGTCGCCCGTGGCTTGGAGAGCGGGATAAGGATATTTGCGCGCGCTTCTGATAGTAAGTAA